One region of Flavobacterium sp. KACC 22763 genomic DNA includes:
- a CDS encoding glycoside hydrolase family 43 protein — translation MPEDSIEHINFEEINDLAISKPLVSHMYTADPSAHVFNGKIYIYPSHDIDAGIPFNDNGDHFGMEDYHVFSMEDISSEAVDNGVALHVNDVAWAEKQMWAPDAAHKNGKYYLYFPAKRANGIFQIGVAISDSPVGPFVPEKEAIKGSYSIDPAVFEDEDGKHYIYFGGIWGGQLQKYRNHQYDQNNEEPLAEEKALGPIVALLRDDMLEFAEEPKEIQILDENGKVILAGDNARRFFEASWVHKYNGKYYFSYSTGDTHFICYAIGSNPYGPFTYQGRILNPVVGWTSHHSICEVEGEWYLFYHDSSLSKGVTHLRSMKVTKIDYLEDGSIITIDPYGIRRLID, via the coding sequence ATGCCTGAAGATAGCATTGAACACATTAATTTTGAGGAAATTAATGACCTGGCGATTTCAAAGCCTTTAGTGTCCCATATGTACACAGCCGATCCTTCGGCACATGTATTCAACGGAAAAATTTACATTTATCCATCTCATGATATTGATGCCGGAATTCCGTTTAATGATAATGGGGATCATTTCGGAATGGAAGATTACCATGTTTTTTCTATGGAAGATATTTCATCAGAAGCAGTTGATAATGGTGTTGCGTTGCATGTAAATGATGTTGCTTGGGCTGAAAAACAAATGTGGGCACCTGATGCAGCTCATAAAAACGGAAAGTATTATCTGTATTTCCCAGCTAAACGAGCTAACGGAATTTTTCAGATTGGCGTTGCCATTTCGGATTCGCCAGTTGGGCCTTTTGTTCCTGAAAAAGAAGCGATAAAAGGAAGTTACAGCATAGATCCTGCTGTTTTTGAAGATGAAGATGGTAAACATTATATTTATTTTGGAGGAATATGGGGCGGACAGCTTCAGAAGTACCGTAATCATCAGTACGATCAAAATAACGAAGAACCTTTGGCTGAAGAAAAAGCTTTAGGGCCAATAGTAGCTTTGTTAAGAGATGATATGTTGGAATTTGCCGAAGAACCAAAAGAAATTCAAATTTTGGATGAAAACGGAAAAGTGATTTTGGCAGGAGATAATGCCAGACGTTTTTTTGAAGCTTCTTGGGTTCACAAATACAACGGAAAATATTATTTCTCGTATTCGACAGGCGATACGCATTTTATTTGTTATGCTATTGGCAGCAATCCGTATGGACCATTTACGTATCAGGGAAGAATTTTGAATCCAGTTGTAGGTTGGACATCGCACCATTCAATTTGTGAAGTAGAAGGCGAATGGTATTTGTTTTACCACGATTCGAGTTTGTCAAAAGGGGTAACGCATTTGCGAAGCATGAAAGTAACCAAAATTGATTATTTGGAAGATGGTTCTATAATTACGATTGATCCATACGGAATAAGAAGATTGATTGATTAG
- the uxuA gene encoding mannonate dehydratase — MQQTMRWFGPQDNVKLIDIKQAGATGIVTALHQVPVGEIWTVEAIKERQEIIRNCGLEWTVVESLPVHEEIKRASGNYLIYIENYKISLQNLAQCGIKIITYNFMPILDWVRTNHNFINEDGSRALLYNQNAFAYFDVFLLKRPDSESDYSDAEKEKALQFGNQLSEDEKALLFKNVLLGLPGSKINFTAEQILSLLENYAEIDNQKLRENLIYFLSEVTPIAEKNGQRLAIHPDDPPFSVLGLPRIVSTEEDLKAIFDAVPSAANGLCYCTGSLSADPKNNLERIIDDFGDRIHFLHLRNTIRESETIFRESEHLNGDVKMEAIVEKLLVLANKTKISIPMRPDHGFLHRVDEAAETYPGYSLTGRLKGLAELRGLEMGIGYKLNL, encoded by the coding sequence ATGCAGCAAACCATGCGTTGGTTTGGACCTCAAGACAACGTAAAACTTATCGATATTAAGCAAGCGGGCGCAACAGGAATTGTAACGGCATTGCATCAGGTCCCTGTTGGCGAGATCTGGACTGTTGAAGCGATAAAAGAAAGACAGGAAATTATTCGCAATTGCGGCTTGGAATGGACTGTCGTTGAAAGTCTTCCTGTTCATGAAGAAATCAAACGAGCTTCTGGAAATTATCTGATATACATTGAAAATTATAAAATCAGCTTGCAAAATCTGGCGCAGTGCGGCATCAAAATCATAACCTACAATTTCATGCCGATTCTGGACTGGGTGCGAACCAATCATAATTTTATAAACGAAGATGGAAGTAGGGCTTTGCTCTATAATCAGAATGCGTTTGCTTATTTTGATGTTTTTCTTTTAAAAAGACCGGATTCGGAAAGCGATTATTCTGATGCTGAAAAAGAAAAAGCGTTACAGTTTGGAAATCAATTATCGGAAGATGAAAAAGCATTATTGTTTAAAAATGTTTTGTTAGGACTTCCGGGAAGCAAAATCAATTTTACAGCAGAACAGATTTTGTCTCTTTTAGAAAATTATGCTGAAATCGACAATCAAAAGCTAAGAGAAAACCTGATTTATTTTTTATCAGAAGTAACTCCGATTGCGGAGAAAAATGGACAAAGATTAGCCATTCATCCGGATGATCCCCCGTTTTCGGTTTTAGGCCTTCCAAGAATTGTCTCAACAGAAGAAGATTTGAAAGCGATTTTTGATGCCGTTCCATCAGCAGCAAACGGATTGTGCTATTGCACAGGTTCGTTAAGTGCCGATCCAAAAAACAATCTGGAAAGAATAATAGACGATTTTGGAGACCGAATTCACTTTTTGCACCTGAGAAATACTATCCGCGAAAGCGAAACTATTTTTAGGGAATCAGAGCATTTAAACGGTGATGTTAAAATGGAAGCGATTGTTGAGAAATTGCTGGTGTTAGCGAATAAAACTAAAATTAGTATCCCAATGCGCCCAGATCACGGTTTTCTGCATAGAGTTGATGAAGCAGCTGAAACTTATCCGGGTTATTCGTTGACGGGAAGGTTAAAAGGTTTGGCGGAGTTAAGAGGTTTGGAAATGGGAATTGGGTATAAATTGAATTTATAA
- a CDS encoding glycosyl hydrolase 115 family protein codes for MCLKIKTSYIILLFFLIGLSTNSYAINPEKYVVNQASKENFPLVGNGKIASILVDDKDYAGVLKVIGHLENDLFKVSDLHPKRIKKISEAEDFVVIIGTLGKSEIINHLAKKGKIDANLLQGKWEKFATQIVENPFKGIKKALVIAGSDKRGTIYGIYDLSNQIGVSPWYYWADVPVKKQSELHVRPGIHSQGEPKVKYRGIFINDEAPALTGWAFEKFGGFNSKFYDKVFELILRMKGNYLWPAMWGRMFYVEDPQNAVLADEYGIVMGTSHHEPLTRAHAEWGKSNGKWDFTANSEALIQFWKDGIKRMGNKETIVTIGMRGDGDEPMTEGTAIELLENIVKTQRNIISQITKKPAEETPQLWALYKEVQDYYDKGMTVPDDITLLLCDDNWGNIRKLPELDSKPRKGGYGIYYHYDYVGGPRNYKWINTNQIERVWEQMDLAYQYGVDKIWIVNVGDIKPMEFPIEFFLNMAWNPEKFNAGNLEQYYADWAKKNFDNQFTAEIAEILKLYTKYNSRRKPELLDSRTYSITNYNEADRIVAEYQKLVEKANSVNEKLKPEYKGAFYQLVLFPVLASANLNELYVAQAKNQLYAEQGNVAANDYGEKVKKLFEKDAELTNYYHAQMANGKWNHMMSQTHIGYDNWQQPEKNVMPKTKKIAPAVQAVKVITAEEILKKETSISKKQDLAQAHGFIENDGYISIESENYTKAINSDSVKWTIIPNLGKTSSGVTLKPSNSKPVEISEQSPRLEYTVCFFSKGKIKVNAYFSPTINFKKGDGLKYGIGFDDEKPQIMNLNADSSEKAWVESVANNIKIIASTHKIEKAGNHVLKIYGIDPALVLQKIVIETQEGKVLQSYLGSPQSFRKE; via the coding sequence ATGTGTTTAAAAATTAAAACTTCATACATAATCCTGCTGTTTTTCCTAATCGGATTAAGCACAAATTCATATGCGATAAATCCAGAAAAATATGTAGTCAATCAGGCTTCTAAAGAAAATTTTCCTTTAGTAGGCAATGGGAAAATAGCTTCAATTTTGGTTGACGATAAAGATTATGCAGGAGTTTTAAAAGTAATAGGACATTTGGAAAATGATCTTTTTAAGGTTTCCGATTTACATCCGAAAAGAATTAAAAAGATTTCAGAAGCAGAAGATTTTGTTGTTATTATTGGTACACTTGGAAAAAGTGAAATCATCAATCATTTAGCCAAAAAAGGAAAAATTGATGCGAATCTGCTTCAGGGGAAATGGGAAAAATTTGCCACGCAGATAGTTGAAAATCCGTTTAAAGGAATCAAGAAAGCGCTGGTGATTGCAGGTTCAGATAAAAGAGGAACGATTTACGGAATTTATGATTTGTCTAATCAAATTGGAGTTTCGCCTTGGTATTATTGGGCTGATGTTCCAGTTAAAAAACAATCAGAATTGCATGTTAGGCCTGGAATTCATTCGCAGGGAGAGCCAAAAGTAAAATACAGGGGGATTTTTATAAATGATGAAGCTCCAGCATTAACTGGCTGGGCATTCGAAAAATTTGGAGGTTTCAATTCGAAATTCTACGATAAAGTTTTTGAATTGATTCTGCGAATGAAAGGCAACTATTTATGGCCGGCAATGTGGGGCAGAATGTTTTATGTTGAAGATCCGCAGAACGCTGTTTTGGCTGATGAATACGGTATTGTAATGGGAACTTCGCATCATGAACCCTTAACGAGAGCCCATGCCGAATGGGGAAAATCTAACGGGAAATGGGATTTTACTGCCAATTCAGAAGCTTTGATTCAATTCTGGAAAGACGGAATTAAACGAATGGGAAACAAGGAAACCATCGTTACCATTGGAATGCGTGGCGACGGCGACGAACCTATGACGGAAGGAACTGCGATTGAGTTATTAGAAAATATTGTAAAAACACAAAGAAATATCATTTCACAAATTACGAAAAAGCCAGCAGAGGAAACTCCGCAACTGTGGGCGCTTTACAAAGAAGTTCAGGATTATTATGACAAAGGCATGACAGTTCCCGATGATATTACGCTTTTGCTGTGTGATGATAATTGGGGAAATATCCGCAAACTTCCAGAACTGGATTCGAAACCCAGAAAAGGCGGCTATGGCATTTATTATCATTACGATTATGTTGGCGGCCCAAGAAATTACAAATGGATCAACACGAATCAAATTGAAAGAGTTTGGGAACAAATGGATTTGGCGTATCAATACGGTGTCGATAAAATCTGGATTGTAAATGTGGGAGACATCAAACCAATGGAATTTCCGATTGAATTTTTCTTGAACATGGCGTGGAACCCTGAAAAGTTCAATGCTGGGAATTTAGAACAGTATTATGCAGATTGGGCTAAAAAGAATTTTGACAATCAGTTTACAGCTGAAATTGCAGAGATTTTGAAATTATATACAAAATATAACTCACGAAGAAAGCCTGAATTATTAGACTCAAGAACATATAGTATAACGAATTATAATGAAGCAGATAGGATTGTTGCAGAATATCAGAAACTGGTTGAAAAAGCTAATTCGGTAAATGAAAAATTGAAACCAGAATACAAAGGTGCTTTTTATCAGCTGGTTTTATTTCCTGTTTTGGCAAGCGCTAATTTAAATGAGTTGTATGTGGCGCAGGCTAAAAATCAATTGTATGCAGAACAGGGAAATGTCGCTGCAAATGATTATGGCGAAAAAGTAAAGAAGTTATTTGAAAAAGATGCCGAGCTCACAAATTATTATCATGCCCAAATGGCCAATGGGAAGTGGAATCACATGATGTCTCAGACACATATAGGTTATGATAATTGGCAGCAGCCTGAGAAAAATGTGATGCCGAAAACAAAGAAAATTGCGCCTGCAGTTCAAGCGGTAAAAGTGATTACCGCTGAAGAGATTTTAAAAAAAGAGACATCAATTAGCAAAAAACAAGATTTAGCTCAAGCTCATGGTTTTATTGAGAACGACGGTTACATTTCAATAGAAAGTGAAAATTATACTAAAGCAATAAATTCAGATTCTGTAAAATGGACGATAATTCCAAATCTTGGAAAAACATCATCAGGAGTAACTTTAAAGCCTTCGAATAGTAAACCTGTTGAGATTTCGGAACAGTCTCCAAGGTTAGAGTACACTGTTTGTTTTTTTAGCAAAGGAAAAATAAAAGTAAATGCCTATTTTTCGCCAACAATCAATTTTAAAAAGGGAGACGGATTAAAATACGGAATCGGCTTTGATGATGAGAAACCGCAAATCATGAACCTCAACGCAGATTCTTCGGAAAAAGCTTGGGTAGAATCTGTCGCGAATAATATTAAAATAATAGCCTCAACTCATAAAATTGAAAAAGCAGGAAATCATGTTTTGAAAATTTACGGAATTGATCCTGCTTTGGTGCTTCAAAAAATTGTAATTGAAACCCAAGAAGGAAAAGTTTTGCAGTCGTATTTGGGATCGCCACAGAGTTTTAGGAAGGAATGA
- the fsa gene encoding fructose-6-phosphate aldolase — translation MKFFIDTANLQDIEEAQALGVLDGVTTNPSLMAKEGITGKQNILKHYLDICNIVDGDVSAEVISTDFDGMIREGEELAGLHPQIVVKLPMIGDGVKACRYFSSKGIRTNVTLVFSAGQALLAAKAGAAYVSPFLGRLDDVSTDGMHLISEIREIYDNYDYQTQILSASVRHTMHIVNCAKVGSDVMTGPLSAIKGLLKHPLTDIGLKQFAEDAKKMNL, via the coding sequence ATGAAATTTTTTATTGACACTGCCAACCTTCAAGACATCGAAGAAGCGCAGGCTTTAGGTGTTTTAGACGGTGTAACCACCAATCCGTCTTTAATGGCAAAAGAAGGCATTACAGGAAAACAGAATATCCTAAAGCACTATTTAGATATTTGCAATATCGTTGACGGTGATGTTTCGGCAGAGGTAATCTCAACAGATTTTGACGGAATGATTAGAGAAGGTGAAGAACTTGCTGGACTGCATCCCCAAATTGTAGTGAAACTGCCTATGATTGGCGATGGTGTAAAAGCTTGCAGATACTTTTCTTCAAAAGGAATTCGCACCAATGTAACTCTCGTTTTTTCTGCTGGTCAGGCTTTGCTTGCCGCTAAAGCTGGAGCAGCTTATGTTTCTCCATTTTTAGGAAGATTAGATGATGTTTCGACAGACGGAATGCACTTAATTTCTGAAATCAGAGAAATTTACGATAATTATGATTATCAAACTCAAATCCTTTCAGCTTCTGTAAGACATACGATGCATATTGTAAATTGTGCCAAAGTTGGATCTGATGTCATGACGGGGCCGCTTTCTGCAATTAAAGGTCTGCTGAAACATCCTTTAACAGATATTGGCTTAAAACAATTTGCAGAAGATGCGAAGAAGATGAATCTTTAG
- a CDS encoding endo-1,4-beta-xylanase produces the protein MKCIKPYLVAVTTLLAVSCTSQKETASLKDAYKDDFYIGTALSANQIEEKDKKEDFLIRKEFNAITAENIMKSMFTHPQKDKYDFTLSDKFVAYGEKNKMFIHGHTLIWHSQLAPWMEKIADSTEMKAFMQDHITTIVSRYKGRINSWDVVNEALNEDGTLRQSVFLKTLGEKYLVNAFKLAAKADPKAELYYNDYNIEEPAKRAGAIALIKKIKAEGGKVYGVGIQGHWRLESPSIEEIEKSILEYSALGLKVAFTELDITVLPNPWDLKGAEISQKFEGSAKMNPYPKALPDSIQNKLAERYESIFKLFLKHKDKISRVTFWGVHDGQSWLNDWPIKGRTNYPLPFDATLRHKKAYSSILNLKETK, from the coding sequence ATGAAATGCATTAAACCTTATTTAGTTGCCGTCACAACTTTGCTGGCTGTCAGCTGTACATCGCAAAAAGAAACCGCTTCATTAAAAGATGCTTACAAAGATGATTTTTACATTGGTACTGCTTTAAGCGCGAATCAAATCGAAGAAAAAGACAAAAAAGAAGATTTTTTGATTCGAAAAGAATTTAATGCAATTACGGCAGAAAACATCATGAAATCTATGTTTACGCATCCGCAAAAGGACAAATATGATTTTACTTTGTCTGATAAATTTGTGGCGTATGGAGAAAAGAATAAGATGTTTATTCACGGACATACTCTGATTTGGCACAGCCAATTAGCGCCTTGGATGGAAAAGATTGCCGACAGTACGGAAATGAAAGCATTTATGCAAGATCATATTACGACAATAGTTTCCAGATACAAAGGCAGAATCAACTCTTGGGATGTTGTAAACGAAGCTTTGAATGAGGATGGAACTTTAAGACAATCTGTTTTTTTGAAAACATTGGGCGAAAAATATTTGGTTAACGCTTTCAAACTAGCGGCAAAAGCAGATCCAAAAGCAGAATTATATTATAACGATTATAATATCGAAGAACCTGCAAAAAGAGCAGGAGCGATTGCTTTAATCAAAAAAATAAAAGCCGAAGGCGGAAAAGTTTATGGAGTTGGAATCCAGGGACATTGGCGATTGGAAAGTCCATCAATCGAAGAAATAGAAAAAAGCATTTTAGAATATTCGGCTTTAGGGCTTAAAGTAGCGTTCACAGAATTAGATATTACGGTTTTGCCAAATCCGTGGGATTTGAAAGGAGCAGAGATTAGTCAAAAATTTGAAGGAAGCGCAAAAATGAATCCATATCCGAAAGCATTGCCAGATTCTATTCAAAACAAACTTGCAGAACGTTATGAATCGATTTTTAAATTATTTTTGAAACACAAAGATAAAATCAGCCGTGTTACTTTTTGGGGAGTTCATGACGGACAATCTTGGCTAAACGATTGGCCAATAAAAGGAAGAACTAATTATCCGTTGCCATTTGATGCGACTTTAAGGCATAAAAAAGCTTACAGCAGTATTTTAAATCTTAAAGAAACCAAATAA
- a CDS encoding MFS transporter, whose protein sequence is MTNISQKLSIKEKIGYSLGDLAANLVFQTLMTYLAYFYTDIYGLSPTDSSIIMLIVGLVAAFIFNPIIGVLADRTSTKWGKFRPWILLTAIPLGAVALLAFSTPDFSYKGKVIYAVITYTLLLLFYAGNNLPYSALSGVITGDMKERNSMSSYRFVAVMFAQFFVQVFMLGIIKSAGNGDKAIGIEKVMTALAIIGTIMLLITFLTTKERIIPKPEQKSSVREDLSDLIKNRPWIIMLSLTTLVFVTLAMKGGSYVYYFENYVDKEQLAIFIQPILDALSNIGLNHFGNDPVSAGFGLFNAGGIIFMIVGITLSKNLADKYGKRNVFGVFLFISTLFIIAFYFYPPTSISLMFFSQILHGFFYGITIPILWAMIADVADYSEWLNNRRATAIIFSAMMVGLKTGLSVGGALTTLFLGYFHYVPNAPEQSQTAINGIKLLVSIFPAIPFLIGAGLLFFYKINKEMEVQIETELKQRRA, encoded by the coding sequence ATGACTAACATTTCACAAAAACTATCCATCAAAGAAAAAATTGGATACAGCTTAGGAGACTTAGCAGCCAATTTAGTTTTTCAAACTCTGATGACGTATTTGGCGTATTTCTATACCGACATTTACGGCTTATCGCCAACAGATTCTTCGATCATTATGCTGATTGTTGGATTGGTAGCAGCTTTTATTTTTAATCCGATTATTGGGGTTTTGGCAGACAGAACCAGTACCAAATGGGGAAAATTCAGGCCGTGGATTTTATTGACAGCGATTCCGCTTGGAGCAGTTGCTTTATTGGCGTTTTCAACTCCCGATTTCTCATACAAAGGAAAAGTAATTTATGCAGTTATCACCTATACTTTGCTGTTGCTTTTTTATGCCGGAAACAACCTGCCATATTCTGCTTTAAGCGGTGTTATTACGGGTGATATGAAAGAACGAAATAGTATGTCGTCCTATCGTTTTGTTGCGGTGATGTTTGCCCAGTTTTTTGTTCAGGTTTTTATGCTTGGCATTATCAAAAGTGCCGGAAACGGAGATAAAGCGATCGGAATCGAAAAAGTAATGACTGCGCTGGCCATTATTGGAACAATCATGCTTTTAATTACTTTTTTAACTACAAAAGAAAGAATCATTCCCAAACCAGAACAAAAGTCAAGCGTAAGAGAAGATTTAAGCGATTTAATCAAAAACAGGCCTTGGATAATTATGCTTTCGCTAACGACTTTGGTTTTTGTGACTTTGGCAATGAAAGGTGGTTCGTATGTGTATTATTTTGAAAATTATGTGGATAAAGAGCAATTAGCCATTTTTATTCAGCCTATTTTAGATGCTTTATCCAATATCGGATTGAATCATTTTGGGAATGACCCCGTTTCAGCAGGTTTCGGACTGTTTAATGCAGGCGGAATTATTTTTATGATTGTTGGCATTACACTTTCTAAAAATCTGGCAGACAAGTACGGAAAAAGAAATGTTTTTGGGGTGTTTTTATTCATCTCGACTTTATTCATTATTGCATTCTATTTTTATCCGCCAACATCAATTAGTCTGATGTTTTTCTCTCAAATTCTGCACGGATTTTTCTACGGAATCACAATTCCGATTCTTTGGGCAATGATTGCCGATGTTGCCGATTATTCAGAATGGCTCAATAACCGTCGCGCAACTGCTATTATATTCTCTGCAATGATGGTTGGACTAAAAACGGGATTAAGTGTTGGAGGTGCTTTAACCACTTTATTTTTGGGTTATTTCCATTACGTTCCAAATGCACCAGAGCAGTCTCAAACTGCGATAAATGGAATCAAATTACTGGTGAGTATTTTTCCTGCAATTCCATTTTTAATTGGAGCTGGATTGCTGTTTTTCTATAAAATTAACAAAGAAATGGAAGTGCAGATCGAAACCGAACTAAAACAAAGAAGAGCTTAA
- a CDS encoding xylulokinase, with product MYYIGYDIGSSSVKAALVEAETGKKIIVLNEPQNEMEILSIHPDWAEQDPEIWWKHICTATKRAIKEANIDASKIQGIGISYQMHGLVIVDKEGAPLRNSIIWCDSRAVEIGNKAFAEIGEEKCMSHLLNSPGNFTASKLKWVKENEPQLYHKIAKYMLPGDYIALKLTGEVTTTKNGLSEGMLWDYKENKVADWLLDYYGIDQSMTPKIVENFTNQGVVTEKASAESGLPAGIPIVYRAGDQPNNALSLNVLNPGEVAATGGTSGVFYAVSEMSSGKSTRVNNFVHVNYELETPRVGKLLNINGAGIQYRWLRNNMGNESYEAMNEKASNIEIGSEGVVVIPFGNGAERMFNNKTIGTHFLNLNLNIHNSAHLFRASLEGIAFSFVYGMECLKDDNATINVIRAGNDNLFRSEIFSNTVATLIGHEIEIYNTTGAVGAARAVGLKDGDYSKFGANVSDNDHVMTFLPLHNKEPYEAAYKKWKQELELILTTK from the coding sequence ATGTATTATATCGGTTATGATATTGGAAGTTCTTCTGTCAAGGCAGCTTTGGTAGAAGCAGAAACAGGCAAAAAAATCATTGTTCTGAATGAGCCTCAAAATGAAATGGAAATCCTTTCTATTCACCCCGACTGGGCGGAACAAGATCCTGAAATCTGGTGGAAGCACATTTGTACGGCAACAAAAAGAGCCATTAAAGAAGCGAATATTGATGCTTCTAAAATTCAGGGAATTGGTATTTCGTACCAAATGCATGGATTAGTGATTGTGGACAAAGAAGGCGCTCCTTTACGAAATTCAATTATTTGGTGTGATAGCCGTGCCGTTGAAATTGGAAATAAGGCTTTCGCCGAAATTGGAGAAGAAAAATGTATGTCGCATTTATTGAATTCGCCAGGGAATTTTACGGCTTCAAAACTAAAGTGGGTTAAAGAAAACGAACCTCAGCTTTACCATAAAATTGCTAAATACATGCTTCCCGGAGATTACATCGCTTTGAAATTGACAGGTGAAGTAACAACGACCAAAAATGGTTTGTCTGAAGGAATGCTTTGGGATTATAAAGAAAATAAAGTAGCCGATTGGCTTTTGGATTACTACGGAATCGACCAGTCTATGACTCCAAAAATTGTAGAGAATTTTACAAATCAGGGAGTTGTTACTGAAAAGGCTTCAGCAGAGTCTGGTCTTCCTGCGGGAATTCCTATTGTGTATAGAGCAGGAGATCAGCCTAATAATGCTCTTTCATTAAATGTATTGAATCCAGGAGAAGTGGCGGCTACGGGTGGAACTTCGGGAGTGTTTTATGCAGTAAGCGAAATGTCTTCTGGAAAAAGCACTAGAGTAAACAATTTCGTCCATGTAAACTACGAACTGGAAACGCCACGAGTGGGTAAACTTTTGAATATTAACGGAGCTGGAATTCAGTACAGATGGCTTCGCAATAATATGGGGAACGAAAGTTATGAGGCAATGAATGAAAAGGCTTCAAATATTGAAATTGGATCAGAAGGAGTAGTTGTGATTCCGTTTGGAAATGGCGCAGAGCGTATGTTCAACAATAAAACTATTGGTACGCATTTCTTAAACCTCAACCTGAATATTCATAACAGCGCGCATTTATTCAGAGCTTCTCTTGAAGGAATTGCGTTTTCGTTTGTGTACGGAATGGAATGTTTGAAAGATGATAACGCAACGATTAATGTAATTAGAGCCGGAAATGATAACCTTTTCCGTTCTGAGATTTTCTCCAATACTGTAGCAACTTTAATCGGCCATGAAATCGAGATCTACAACACAACAGGAGCGGTTGGCGCGGCAAGAGCGGTTGGCTTAAAAGATGGCGATTACAGCAAGTTTGGAGCAAATGTAAGCGACAACGACCATGTAATGACGTTTTTACCGCTTCATAACAAAGAACCTTACGAAGCCGCTTATAAGAAATGGAAACAAGAATTAGAATTAATATTAACAACTAAATAA
- the xylA gene encoding xylose isomerase, giving the protein MIVLGDKEYYKGIGQIKFEGKESDNPLAFKYYNPDQVVAGKTMREHFKFAIAYWHTFCGQGSDPFGPGTQQFAWDASPDPYQAAKDKADAAFEFISKMGFDYFCFHDYDLIAEGATFAESEKRLAFITDYLKQKKAESGIKLLWGTSNCFSNPRFMNGAATNPDFNVVARAGGQVKLALDATIALGGENYVFWGGREGYMSLLNTDMGRELDHMAQFLAMSRDYARSQGFKGTFFIEPKPMEPSKHQYDFDSATAIGFLKNYGLDKDFKINIEVNHATLAQHTFQHELEVAAKAGMLGSIDANRGDYQNGWDTDQFPNNIQETTEAMLVFLKAGGLQGGGVNFDAKIRRNSTDLEDVFLAHIGGADTFARALLTADKIITSSPYEKLRKERYSSFDSGKGKDFAEGKLNLKDLYAIAHENGELNLQSGKQELFENIINQYI; this is encoded by the coding sequence ATGATAGTTTTAGGAGATAAAGAATACTATAAAGGTATTGGCCAAATAAAATTTGAAGGAAAAGAGTCTGATAATCCATTGGCATTTAAATATTACAATCCAGACCAAGTTGTAGCTGGAAAAACAATGCGTGAGCACTTTAAATTTGCTATCGCTTACTGGCATACTTTCTGCGGACAGGGCAGCGATCCATTCGGCCCAGGAACGCAGCAGTTTGCTTGGGATGCTTCACCAGATCCTTATCAGGCAGCGAAAGATAAAGCAGATGCAGCTTTTGAATTTATCAGCAAAATGGGATTCGATTATTTCTGTTTCCACGATTACGATTTGATTGCTGAAGGAGCAACTTTCGCAGAATCAGAAAAACGTTTGGCTTTTATTACAGATTACTTAAAACAGAAAAAAGCAGAGTCTGGAATCAAATTGCTTTGGGGAACTTCAAACTGTTTCTCAAACCCAAGATTCATGAACGGAGCGGCTACAAATCCTGATTTTAATGTTGTGGCAAGAGCTGGAGGTCAAGTAAAATTAGCACTTGATGCAACAATCGCTTTAGGCGGAGAAAACTACGTATTCTGGGGAGGTAGAGAAGGTTATATGTCTCTATTAAATACAGATATGGGAAGAGAATTAGACCATATGGCGCAATTCTTAGCAATGTCTAGAGACTATGCAAGATCTCAAGGTTTTAAAGGAACTTTCTTCATCGAGCCAAAACCAATGGAGCCATCAAAACACCAATACGATTTTGACTCCGCTACAGCAATCGGATTCTTGAAAAATTATGGTTTAGATAAAGACTTTAAAATCAATATCGAGGTAAACCACGCTACATTGGCACAGCACACTTTCCAGCACGAATTGGAAGTGGCTGCAAAAGCGGGAATGTTAGGAAGCATTGATGCCAACAGAGGCGATTATCAAAACGGATGGGATACAGACCAATTCCCAAACAACATTCAGGAAACGACTGAAGCCATGCTGGTATTCTTAAAAGCTGGCGGATTGCAAGGCGGAGGAGTTAACTTTGATGCTAAAATCAGAAGAAACTCTACCGACTTAGAAGATGTTTTCTTGGCGCACATTGGCGGTGCTGATACTTTTGCAAGAGCATTATTGACTGCAGATAAAATCATTACTTCTTCTCCTTACGAGAAATTAAGAAAAGAAAGATATAGCTCATTCGATTCTGGAAAAGGTAAAGATTTTGCTGAAGGAAAATTAAACCTTAAAGATCTTTATGCAATCGCTCACGAAAATGGAGAATTAAATCTTCAAAGCGGCAAACAAGAATTGTTTGAAAATATCATCAACCAGTATATTTAA